One window from the genome of Anticarsia gemmatalis isolate Benzon Research Colony breed Stoneville strain chromosome 8, ilAntGemm2 primary, whole genome shotgun sequence encodes:
- the Ttc26 gene encoding tetratricopeptide repeat domain 26 isoform X1, with amino-acid sequence MILSRSKPATESRGNTGSSSAKKNFPELEDFISKRDYVGALTMLEFLRHEGNTDIWAEVWAAWCWFHLGEYRRSLDAYERVRTREKLDSRVADNISMDIAVCYFYLGMYKESQEAAEQAPKCALKTRLLFHLAHKLGDEESLMKSHAALRDVPEDQLCLASVHYLRAHYQEAIDVYKKLLLERRYKRYEKDDDTEWIKALAHCDGTYMALNVYVALCYYKLDYYDVSQEVLGVYLAQHPTSTVAGNLKACNLFRLYNGKAAENELKQISSDQHTFGQDLVKHNLVVFRNGEGALKILPELVDVVPEARMNLAGYRLRNREPLEARTLLEPLQATSPLHYILRAVVAVRLYNETGDEEQLKLAQQSFHLVGSSASECDTIPGRQCMASSYFLAGHYEEVLVYLNSIKSFFVNDDTFNFNYAQAKVATGFYREAEEVLLTIQDENIRSSFTFLACLCRCHVMNKDAHLAWEICIKSAGTPDSFALLQLVANDSYRMGQFLVAAKAFHMLDRLDGGPEMWEGLRGAVCGCAQAAAANKSGAAADLRDALALIKGPRAHNRADNIVRTISKWAQQNRIPV; translated from the exons ATG ATTCTGTCCCGATCAAAACCAGCGACGGAAAGCCGTGGAAATACTGGCAGTAGTTCAGCTAAGAAGAATTTTCCTGAGCTTGAAGATTTCATATCTAAAAGGGACTATGTTGGAGCTCTAACTATGCTTGag TTTCTAAGACACGAAGGCAACACAGACATATGGGCCGAGGTATGGGCAGCATGGTGTTGGTTCCACCTGGGAGAATACCGGCGTTCTTTGGACGCGTACGAGCGAGTGAGGACCCGGGAGAAACTGGACTCCAGGGTCGCTGATAATATCTCCATGGATATCGCCGTCTGCTACTTTTATTTAG GAATGTACAAAGAATCACAAGAGGCTGCTGAACAGGCGCCCAAATGTGCTCTTAAA ACCCGTCTGCTGTTCCACTTAGCCCACAAACTTGGAGACGAAGAGTCCTTGATGAAGTCCCATGCAGCATTAAGAGATGTTCCCGAAGACCAGCTGTGTTTGGCGTCAGTACATTACTTGAGAGCTCACTATCAAGAAGCTATTGATGTTTATAAGAAACTTTTACTGGAGAGACG ATATAAAAGATATGAAAAAGACGATGATACAGAATGGATTAAGGCGCTGGCCCATTGTGACGG CACTTACATGGCACTGAATGTGTACGTAGCACTCTGCTACTACAAGTTGGATTACTACGACGTGTCTCAAGAAGTGCTCGGAGTGTACCTCGCTCAGCATCCAACGTCCACTGTCGCAGGGAACCTGAAGGCTTGCAATCTTTTTAG ACTGTACAATGGAAAAGCAGCTGAGAATGAACTGAAACAGATATCCTCTGATCAGCATACCTTCGGACAAGACTTAGTCAAACACAATTTAGTCGTATTTAGGAATGGTGAAGGGGCCTTGAAG ATATTGCCGGAGTTAGTAGACGTGGTGCCAGAAGCCCGTATGAACCTGGCAGGGTATCGTCTCCGCAACAGAGAGCCTCTTGAAGCGAGGACTTTACTAGAGCCACTGCAGGCAACATCGCCACTGCACTATATCTTACGAGCAGTAGTTGCTGTACGACTTTATAATGAGACTGGTgat GAGGAGCAACTAAAACTAGCGCAGCAAAGCTTCCACCTAGTGGGCAGTTCAGCGTCAGAGTGTGACACGATCCCGGGCCGCCAGTGCATGGCGTCGTCGTACTTCCTGGCTGGGCACTATGAGGAGGTGCTGGTGTATCTCAACTCTATCAAGAGCTTCTTCGTCAACGATGAtactttcaattttaattatgctCAG GCGAAGGTAGCGACAGGCTTCTACCGCGAAGCTGAGGAAGTCCTTCTAACTATTCAGGATGAAAACATTCGTTCATCGTTCACATTCCTCGCGTGTCTATGTCGTTGCCACGTCATGAATAAGGACGCGCATCTTGCATGGGAGATATGCATCAaa TCTGCTGGTACACCAGACAGTTTTGCATTATTGCAACTGGTCGCCAATGATAGTTACCGGATGGGACAGTTCCTTGTTGCTGCCAAAGCATTCCACATGCTTGACAG actaGATGGCGGTCCAGAAATGTGGGAAGGTCTTCGCGGGGCAGTCTGCGGCTGTGCCCAAGCCGCCGCAGCCAACAAATCAGGTGCTGCAGCCGACCTCAGAGACGCCCTGGCCCTGATCAAGGGTCCCAGGGCCCACAACAGGGCCGACAACATCGTGAGGACCATCAGCAAGTGGGCCCAGCAGAACAGGATCCCCGTCTGA
- the LOC142974706 gene encoding uncharacterized protein LOC142974706: MMSVMVSCKGRARAAGGVALYTARRRGGAHVLSTSRRAHATDMLAKLLLFCCACGMAVAAPGVLGVGYAAPAIAHAAYAPAIAAHAVAPAITTHAIAAPAIAHTYAAPAIAHAPIVRAEPIDPNPAYSFSYGVADPATGDHKDAAETLQNGVVHGSYSLVEPDGHVRKVTYTADKINGFNAVVERTGAAAHAVAAPVAVAAPVAKVFAAPAPVAVAAPVARYTLPAAHVAHVAHPWG; this comes from the exons ATGATGAGTGTGATG GTATCGTGCAAGGGCCGCGCAAGGGCCGCAGGTGGTGTTGCTTTATATACGGCGCGCCGGCGGGGAGGCGCACACGTGCTGTCAACCTCACGACGTGCGCACGCCACAGACATGCTTGCTAAG ttgttGTTGTTCTGCTGCGCGTGTGGCATGGCGGTGGCGGCGCCGGGCGTGCTCGGCGTGGGCTACGCGGCGCCGGCCATCGCGCACGCGGCCTACGCGCCCGCCATCGCCGCGCACGCCGTGGCCCCGGCCATCACCACGCATGCCATCGCCGCACCTGCTATTGCACACACTTATGCTGCACCGGCCATCGCTCATGCCCCA ATTGTCCGCGCGGAACCCATCGACCCGAACCCAGCATACAGCTTCTCATACGGCGTAGCGGACCCGGCGACTGGTGACCACAAGGACGCCGCAGAGACCCTGCAGAACGGCGTGGTCCACGGATCTTACAGTCTGGTGGAGCCTGATGGTCACGTCCGCAAGGTCACCTACACTGCGGATAAGATCAATGGATTCAACGCTGTGGTGGAGAGGACTGGAGCTGCTGCTCATGCG GTCGCGGCCCCAGTAGCTGTCGCAGCTCCTGTAGCGAAGGTGTTCGCTGCGCCAGCGCCGGTCGCTGTCGCCGCCCCTGTCGCCAGATACACCCTGCCAGCCGCCCACGTTGCCCACGTCGCCCACCCGTGGGGCTAA
- the Ttc26 gene encoding tetratricopeptide repeat domain 26 isoform X2 → MILSRSKPATESRGNTGSSSAKKNFPELEDFISKRDYVGALTMLEFLRHEGNTDIWAEVWAAWCWFHLGEYRRSLDAYERVRTREKLDSRVADNISMDIAVCYFYLGMYKESQEAAEQAPKCALKTRLLFHLAHKLGDEESLMKSHAALRDVPEDQLCLASVHYLRAHYQEAIDVYKKLLLERRTYMALNVYVALCYYKLDYYDVSQEVLGVYLAQHPTSTVAGNLKACNLFRLYNGKAAENELKQISSDQHTFGQDLVKHNLVVFRNGEGALKILPELVDVVPEARMNLAGYRLRNREPLEARTLLEPLQATSPLHYILRAVVAVRLYNETGDEEQLKLAQQSFHLVGSSASECDTIPGRQCMASSYFLAGHYEEVLVYLNSIKSFFVNDDTFNFNYAQAKVATGFYREAEEVLLTIQDENIRSSFTFLACLCRCHVMNKDAHLAWEICIKSAGTPDSFALLQLVANDSYRMGQFLVAAKAFHMLDRLDGGPEMWEGLRGAVCGCAQAAAANKSGAAADLRDALALIKGPRAHNRADNIVRTISKWAQQNRIPV, encoded by the exons ATG ATTCTGTCCCGATCAAAACCAGCGACGGAAAGCCGTGGAAATACTGGCAGTAGTTCAGCTAAGAAGAATTTTCCTGAGCTTGAAGATTTCATATCTAAAAGGGACTATGTTGGAGCTCTAACTATGCTTGag TTTCTAAGACACGAAGGCAACACAGACATATGGGCCGAGGTATGGGCAGCATGGTGTTGGTTCCACCTGGGAGAATACCGGCGTTCTTTGGACGCGTACGAGCGAGTGAGGACCCGGGAGAAACTGGACTCCAGGGTCGCTGATAATATCTCCATGGATATCGCCGTCTGCTACTTTTATTTAG GAATGTACAAAGAATCACAAGAGGCTGCTGAACAGGCGCCCAAATGTGCTCTTAAA ACCCGTCTGCTGTTCCACTTAGCCCACAAACTTGGAGACGAAGAGTCCTTGATGAAGTCCCATGCAGCATTAAGAGATGTTCCCGAAGACCAGCTGTGTTTGGCGTCAGTACATTACTTGAGAGCTCACTATCAAGAAGCTATTGATGTTTATAAGAAACTTTTACTGGAGAGACG CACTTACATGGCACTGAATGTGTACGTAGCACTCTGCTACTACAAGTTGGATTACTACGACGTGTCTCAAGAAGTGCTCGGAGTGTACCTCGCTCAGCATCCAACGTCCACTGTCGCAGGGAACCTGAAGGCTTGCAATCTTTTTAG ACTGTACAATGGAAAAGCAGCTGAGAATGAACTGAAACAGATATCCTCTGATCAGCATACCTTCGGACAAGACTTAGTCAAACACAATTTAGTCGTATTTAGGAATGGTGAAGGGGCCTTGAAG ATATTGCCGGAGTTAGTAGACGTGGTGCCAGAAGCCCGTATGAACCTGGCAGGGTATCGTCTCCGCAACAGAGAGCCTCTTGAAGCGAGGACTTTACTAGAGCCACTGCAGGCAACATCGCCACTGCACTATATCTTACGAGCAGTAGTTGCTGTACGACTTTATAATGAGACTGGTgat GAGGAGCAACTAAAACTAGCGCAGCAAAGCTTCCACCTAGTGGGCAGTTCAGCGTCAGAGTGTGACACGATCCCGGGCCGCCAGTGCATGGCGTCGTCGTACTTCCTGGCTGGGCACTATGAGGAGGTGCTGGTGTATCTCAACTCTATCAAGAGCTTCTTCGTCAACGATGAtactttcaattttaattatgctCAG GCGAAGGTAGCGACAGGCTTCTACCGCGAAGCTGAGGAAGTCCTTCTAACTATTCAGGATGAAAACATTCGTTCATCGTTCACATTCCTCGCGTGTCTATGTCGTTGCCACGTCATGAATAAGGACGCGCATCTTGCATGGGAGATATGCATCAaa TCTGCTGGTACACCAGACAGTTTTGCATTATTGCAACTGGTCGCCAATGATAGTTACCGGATGGGACAGTTCCTTGTTGCTGCCAAAGCATTCCACATGCTTGACAG actaGATGGCGGTCCAGAAATGTGGGAAGGTCTTCGCGGGGCAGTCTGCGGCTGTGCCCAAGCCGCCGCAGCCAACAAATCAGGTGCTGCAGCCGACCTCAGAGACGCCCTGGCCCTGATCAAGGGTCCCAGGGCCCACAACAGGGCCGACAACATCGTGAGGACCATCAGCAAGTGGGCCCAGCAGAACAGGATCCCCGTCTGA